The genomic region AGCCGTCTAATAAAGAAATACAAACCTTTTTTTAATACCGATGGTAAAGACGATAAATCTTATCCTTATATAAAAATAAGCGATGAAGATTTCCCCAGGGGATTGCTGACTAGAAACAAAAAAGGACCGGGCGAATATTACGGTCCGCACCCCAACGCTTTCGCTATTAAAAGTCTTTTGCGTTTTTTGTGGACAAGCGGTTTTGCCCCGTTAAGGCCGTGTAAATGGAATTTCAGCCTTTCTAAACCGTTAGACGAACGTAAAATAAGAACTTGCGTTTATTTTCACACAGGGCAATGCCCCGCTCCCTGCGCGGGAAAAATTTCTTATAAGGATTACCAAAAAATAGTGCAGCGGTTTAGGGATTTCGCAGAAGGCAATTTCGGTAAAATGAAACACGGTTTGGCAAAAGCCATGAAAATGGCCAGTAAAAATATGGATTATGAATCAGCCGCCAGGTACAGAGATTTTTTAAACACCTTAGAACGCATGTCCGAACGCATTTTGGTAAGTGAATATAAGGACGAAAAAATATTGTCAGCCATAGACGCGTCTTCTAAAGTAAAAAGGCTGGGCGAAGTTTTGGGCTTTGCCAAAGTGCCCAGGCATATAGAAACTTTTGACACTTCTGGTCTTTACGGGCGTTACGCGGTAGGCAGTATGGTTTGTTATATTGACGGTAAAAAACATCACGCGCATTACCGCAGGTTTAAAATTAAGTCCGTTTTGCCCGGCACCGGCAATGACGACTTTTTGATGATGACGGAAATTGTGGGCAGACGCCTTGCGGCCTTAAAAAAAGCTGGCGGCGCGCTACCTGATTTAATGGTTATTGACGGCGGGAAAGGCCAGCTTGGTATGGCTGAAGCCGCAGCCCAAAGAGCGGGTGTTAAAATGAAATTTATTTCCTTAGCTAAACGGGAAGAAGAAATTTTTGTTACCGGCCGCAGCGAAAGCATTAAACTGCCTATAGGCGATCCTGCCTTAAACCTGCTTATGGAAATGCGAGACGAGGTGCACCGCTTCGGCATAACTTACCACAGGCATTTGAGAGACAAAAATTTATTGGAAGATAAGTAGTATTTTTGGTATCGTTATCTGTAAGGATTTTAAAATAAGTAAGGTCTGGAAATATTATAAGCGGCGGTTTTAATGGATATTAAATTTTTAAAAGGAGTAGGGCCTGCCAGGGCGGCTATGTTTGAGAGGCTGGGAATTAACACAGTCTCGGACATTTTGCGTTATTATCCTCGTACTTACCAAGACAGGCGGCCCGGTGTTTTAAATGAATTCTGCAGTCAGGGGCTTGTGGTGTTTTTAGGACGTGTGGCAAGGACGCAAAGCATTCCCGCTAAATCGGTTCACATATTTAAAGCTTTTTTGGAAGATGATAAAGGCAATAATATTGAATGTACCTGGTTTAAAAAACGCACTTTTTTTAAAGCCCGTTTTGATCCTATGGGCAGTTTAAAAAAAGATTTTAAAATGGGCGTTTGGGTTTGGGTAATAGGAAAGCGCGAGGATAAAGAAAGTTTTATATCAAACAAAATCACGGTTGAGGAATATTACTCTGCCGACAAGCAGGAAAGTTTAATTCACGTTAACCGCCTTACGCCTGTTTATTCTTTAACGCAGGGGCTTACGGGTAAATTTTTTAGAACCGCCGTTCATTTTGCGCTTGAAAAATATTTGTTTGAAGAGCATGAAAGCCTGCCGGTTTCTTTGGTAAAAAAACGCTCTTTGTTAGGGGCAAAACAGGCTTTAAAAGCCATTCATTTCCCTTCCAATACTCCGGAGCTTGACGCCGCGCGCAAAAGGCTTGTTTATGAGGAGTTTTTGCTTTTAACCTCGGCCTGGGGTATAAAAAAACAGCAAAAAACGGTGCAAAAAAATTACACCTACCATATAAAAACAAATTTGCTTACTCCTTTTAAAAATAATTTAGGTTTTGAGTTAACGCATGCGCAAAAAAAAGTTATTAATGAGATTTTTAAAGACATGCAAAGCACTTTGCCGATGACCCGTCTTTTACAAGGCGACGTTGGCAGCGGTAAAACAACAGTAGCTTTAAGCGCCATGCTTTTGGCTGTTGAAAACAAATTTCAGGCCGCG from Elusimicrobium minutum Pei191 harbors:
- a CDS encoding GIY-YIG nuclease family protein, producing the protein MSVNFNILPKSPGVYIMRSGLGEVLYIGKAKNLAARVRQYFLESNLHSRGWLLPSLLPLVAKIDYIVAASERDALVLESRLIKKYKPFFNTDGKDDKSYPYIKISDEDFPRGLLTRNKKGPGEYYGPHPNAFAIKSLLRFLWTSGFAPLRPCKWNFSLSKPLDERKIRTCVYFHTGQCPAPCAGKISYKDYQKIVQRFRDFAEGNFGKMKHGLAKAMKMASKNMDYESAARYRDFLNTLERMSERILVSEYKDEKILSAIDASSKVKRLGEVLGFAKVPRHIETFDTSGLYGRYAVGSMVCYIDGKKHHAHYRRFKIKSVLPGTGNDDFLMMTEIVGRRLAALKKAGGALPDLMVIDGGKGQLGMAEAAAQRAGVKMKFISLAKREEEIFVTGRSESIKLPIGDPALNLLMEMRDEVHRFGITYHRHLRDKNLLEDK